The following proteins are encoded in a genomic region of Sesamum indicum cultivar Zhongzhi No. 13 linkage group LG8, S_indicum_v1.0, whole genome shotgun sequence:
- the LOC105168853 gene encoding putative late blight resistance protein homolog R1B-16: MAYNLESLVQILEQFLYPDHHQPLWVLDSDKKPQMKTLLQKVYFFKDLFENSSSAVSGYRRRGLESRIRDIAYKAEDVVESHLVDQLLSCGEGESFIFSPPDLEKLIEDFDSANKDMMSSMEESEMQLKYRLTGGGSKLEVIPIVGMGGIGKTTLARNLYKDRLVSVHFDVRAWATISQDYDVGKILLGLLRLVTRRPTYEMLQMGNEELGQRLYRTLFGRRYLIILDDMWSSSSWNDIRMFFPDNDNGSRIIITTRNSSLANFIAFRSPHHNMQFLKDDESWNLIHQKVFAPGEICSPELESIGRKIAYNCRGLPLTISLIGGLLSYAKRRQDFWEQVAEDLSSNRADVDEEILDILSLPYNYLPYYLKPCLLYMGAFPEDSEIDASRLIKLWVAEGFLKPISGKRLEEAAEMYLKALIDRNLIFIRQQSPQGNVKSCGIHDLLRDLCVKKAYEENFLSIKRRHILGDLCSRRVCVHSIRDIDRPLDQMQLTRSFLSIGDASQEILSPLISTFRLLRVLDILGIKLDQFPGEILQLVNLRFSSNPHVVTPEILDMPQLRHIKFKGIYVWYDDKYREHFVVQDQLQSLSTILASGLNDRVLQTIPNLGKLGIFCDEKLDHVIDLSRLHNLHTLNCTSSKYLKDNLLSNLNFPYSLKKLCLDDCGICYRDMSIIGSLPNLQILKLRGCEFENREWEPIEGDFCELKCLIMEKLNLVFWTADDICFPRLEHLVIRHCAHLNEIPSGIGDIPTLQVIEVHECKRSVLDSARMIQEEQESWGNEYLEVRFGTL, from the exons ATGGCTTACAACCTTGAATCCCTTGTCCAAATCCTAGAGCAGTTCCTGTACCCTGATCATCACCAGCCTCTTTGGGTTCTTGACTCTGACAAGAAACCACAAATGAAAACCCTCTTACAAAAGGTCTATTTCTTCAAAGATCTTTTCGAAAATTCTTCTTCAGCAGTGAGTGGTTATAGAAGACGAGGTTTGGAGAGTCGAATCAGAGATATAGCATATAAGGCAGAAGATGTTGTTGAATCTCACCTCGTGGATCAACTTCTTTCATGTGGGGAAGGTGAGAGCTTCATTTTCTCACCTCCAGATCTTGAGAAACTAATTGAGGACTTTGACTCTGCAAACAAAGATATGATGTCGAGCATGGAAGAAAGTGAGATGCAGCTCAAGTATCGACTCACGGGGGGAGGATCTAAACTTGAGGTCATTCCAATTGTGGGCATGGGAGGTATTGGTAAGACTACTTTGGCCCGAAATCTTTATAAAGATCGACTTGTTAGTGTGCACTTTGATGTTCGAGCATGGGCTACAATATCACAAGACTATGATGTGGGAAAGATTCTACTAGGCCTCCTTCGCCTTGTTACTAGACGACCCACATATGAAATGCTTCAAATGGGAAATGAGGAATTAGGTCAACGTCTGTATCGAACTTTGTTTGGTCGGAGATATCTGATTATTTTAGATGATATGTGGAGTAGCTCTTCTTGGAATGATATAAGAATGTTCTTTCCGGATAATGACAATGGAAGTCGGATCATTATCACCACCAGGAATTCGAGCTTGGCTAATTTCATTGCCTTCCGGAGTCCACATCACAACATGCAATTTCTAAAAGATGATGAAAGCTGGAATCTTATACATCAAAAGGTATTTGCACCTGGAGAGATTTGCTCTCCTGAATTGGAGTCAATCGGGAGAAAAATTGCATACAACTGTAGAGGCCTTCCTCTTACAATTTCTTTGATTGGTGGACTTCTATCTTATGCAAAGAGAAGGCAAGATTTCTGGGAGCAAGTTGCAGAGGATTTAAGTTCGAATAGAGCTGATGTGGACGAAGAAATCCTCGATATATTATCTCTGCCTTACAATTATTTACCTTATTATCTTAAACCATGTCTCCTTTATATGGGTGCTTTCCCAGAAGATTCTGAGATCGATGCCTCTAGACTCATCAAATTGTGGGTGGCAGAGGGATTTTTGAAACCAATTTCAGGGAAAAGATTGGAGGAGGCTGCCGAGATGTACCTAAAGGCTCTCATTGACagaaatcttatttttatccGACAACAAAGTCCTCAAGGGAATGTGAAGAGCTGCGGCATACATGATCTCTTGAGGGACCTGTGTGTGAAGAAAGCTTATGAAGAGAACTTTCTATCCATCAAGCGAAGGCATATCCTAGGAGACTTATGTTCACGTCGTGTCTGTGTTCATAGCATTCGAGATATTGATAGACCCTTGGATCAAATGCAGTTAACCCGTTCTTTTCTATCCATCGGTGATGCAAGTCAGGAGATATTATCCCCTTTGATTTCTACATTCAGATTGTTGAGGGTACTGGATATATTGGGCATAAAACTTGATCAGTTTCCAGGGGAAATACTACAACTGGTCAACTTAAG GTTCTCGTCTAACCCGCATGTAGTGACGCCTGAAATATTAGACATGCCACAACTAAGACACATCAAGTTCAAGGGAATTTATGTCTGGTATGATGATAAGTATAGGGAACATTTTGTTGTCCAAGATCAGCTTCAAAGTCTATCTACCATACTAGCCTCTGGACTTAATGATAGGGTGCTTCAAACAATTCCGAACTTGGGGAAATTAGGAATCTTTTGCGATGAAAAACTTGATCATGTAATAGATCTATCCCGTCTTCATAATCTCCACACACTCAATTGTACATCCTCCAAGTATCTCAAAGACAACCTCTTGTCCAATCTCAATTTTCCGTATTCCCTCAAAAAGTTGTGTCTGGATGATTGTGGAATTTGTTATCGGGATATGAGTATAATCGGTAGCCTGCCCAATCttcaaattctcaaattaaGAGGTTGTGAATTCGAAAATCGAGAGTGGGAGCCAATTGAAGGGGACTTCTGCGAACTAAAGTGTTTGATAATGGAAAAGTTGAATCTGGTATTCTGGACAGCGGATGATATCTGTTTCCCAAGACTTGAGCACCTGGTTATTCGACATTGCGCACATCTTAATGAAATCCCTTCTGGCATCGGAGACATTCCAACACTCCAAGTAATTGAGGTGCATGAATGCAAACGTTCTGTGCTGGATTCAGCAAGAATGATACAGGAAGAACAGGAGAGCTGGGGCAATGAATACCTTGAAGTTCGTTTCGGCACTTTGTAG
- the LOC105168855 gene encoding putative late blight resistance protein homolog R1A-10, whose protein sequence is MKSFLEDSASKRVKSELFKTLEKQIREIVYTAEDTIDTCVSQAAAGSWFKRNLNPNRLSLAKEVQSLREEKVKPAFEDARMKFATLQVADAPPLQDTSDPRKISLTADKKIVGLDDEADKIIKYLNEDSKELEVVSIIGMPGLGKTTLALKIYRDSRIQYEFPTIIWVYVSEEYNKKDIFLTILRKFTQQDMSRKSEEELAQQVKEYLSTGKFLIIMDDVWTVDAWDQIEAALPKSNIYGKILITSRYETVAWRANRERLPHKLRFLNEDESWQLLQLEVFGKEGVCPPELEITGKLIAEQCDGLPLAIVVIGGILVDKLSSVSDTKMEWKKVSDSVQTYISNDDKNRRMENIISLSYNKLPYELRDCFLYLGMFPEDYEIPAWKLIHLWIAEGFVKQKPGKSLEDIAEENLKELVNRNLVMVDKMKAEGEVKTCHVHDMIREFCKREAALKNQNLFEEIKMSKDGVSESNISEVQKFRRLCVHSYVVDFFLKKPKAPKVRSFWCFSKADITLALEHIPFIIDTFNLLRVFDVNPIRFKRFPTKITQLIHLRYIALSGDDFKVLPKDISNLWNLQTIIINTKSRTLEIKADILKMMQLRHLKTKAAVILTKEGKGEAGVNLRTLTRLSPQCCTKQVFDRAPYLKTLGIRGQLLTLLDNRSLANLGRLEKLKLVNDAFPRVASENPLQGLPQPDRFPPNLRILTLSSTFLDWKNMFVLGMLNALEVLKLKENAFMGKCWDVVAGGFNSLEFLYIARTDLQFWTLSGRGDHFPKLRCLVLKNCEKLHEVPTCLVEKLQTLDMERVTKHAVAAARKIEQEKQMKYGEQSTRRGGFKLIIAPGDE, encoded by the exons ATGAAATCCTTCCTTGAGGATTCAGCCAGCAAACGCGTAAAGAGCGAACTCTTCAAAACCCTGGAGAAGCAGATCAGGGAAATTGTATACACTGCAGAAGACACCATCGACACTTGCGTGAGCCAGGCCGCAGCAGGCAGCTGGTTCAAGCGCAACCTTAACCCGAATCGTCTTAGCCTTGCCAAAGAGGTCCAGTCACTCAGGGAAGAGAAGGTCAAACCTGCTTTCGAAGACGCTAGGATGAAGTTCGCAACCCTTCAAGTAGCAGATGCACCTCCCCTCCAGGATACATCCGACCCCCGAAAG ATTTCATTAACGGCCGATAAGAAAATAGTAGGACTTGACGATGAGGCAGACAAGATAATCAAGTATCTGAATGAAGATTCAAAAGAACTTGAAGTTGTCTCCATCATTGGTATGCCTGGCCTGGGGAAGACAACTCTAGCATTAAAGATTTATCGTGATTCAAGAATCCAATACGAATTTCCGACCATAATTTGGGTTTATGTTTCTGAGGAGTACAACAAGAAGGATATCTTTCTCACCATTCTCAGAAAGTTCACCCAGCAAGACATGTCTCGCAAGAGTGAAGAGGAATTGGCTCAGCAAGTTAAAGAGTATCTGTCGACAGGGAAATTCTTGATAATCATGGATGATGTGTGGACTGTTGATGCCTGGGACCAAATTGAAGCTGCGTTGCCAAAGAGTAATATATATGGTAAAATCTTGATAACTAGTCGCTACGAGACTGTGGCTTGGCGTGCAAATCGTGAGAGACTGCCCCACAAGTTGCGTTTCCTAAATGAAGACGAAAGTTGGCAGCTCCTCCAGTTAGAAGTATTTGGTAAGGAAGGTGTGTGTCCTCCAGAATTGGAAATTACTGGAAAACTTATAGCGGAGCAATGCGATGGCTTGCCTCTTGCAATTGTTGTTATAGGAGGAATTCTGGTTGATAAATTATCATCAGTTAGTGATACAAAAATGGAGTGGAAAAAAGTATCTGATAGCGTGCAAACATATATCAGTAATGATGACAAGAACAGACGCATGGAGAACATTATTTCATTGAGTTATAATAAATTGCCCTATGAGTTGAGGGATTGCTTTCTGTATTTGGGGATGTTTCCCGAAGACTATGAGATTCCGGCCTGGAAATTGATTCACTTGTGGATTGCAGAAGGTTTTGTGAAACAAAAGCCAGGAAAGAGTTTGGAGGATATTGCTGAGGAAAATTTGAAGGAACTAGTAAACAGGAACTTGGTGATGGTTGATAAGATGAAGGCTGAAGGTGAAGTTAAAACATGCCACGTACACGACATGATACGTGAATTCTGCAAACGGGAAGCTGCGTTAAAAAATCAGAATTTGTTCGAAGAGATAAAAATGTCCAAGGATGGAGTTTCTGAATCAAATATTTCAGAAGTGCAAAAGTTTCGCCGCCTTTGTGTCCATTCATATGTTGTGGACTTCTTCCTCAAAAAACCAAAGGCCCCAAAAGTCCGTTCTTTTTGGTGTTTCTCCAAGGCAGACATCACCTTGGCGCTGGAACACATTCCATTTATCATTGATACATTCAATTTGCTCAGGGTTTTTGATGTGAACCCCATCAGATTCAAGAGATTTCCCACTAAAATTACGCAACTAATTCATTTGAGGTACATAGCTCTATCCGGCGATGATTTCAAGGTTCTTCCTAAGGACATCTCAAATCTCTGGAATTTACAGACTATTATAATCAACACAAAATCACGTACCTTAGAAATCAAAGcagatatattgaaaatgatgcaGCTGAGGCATTTGAAGACAAAGGCAGCTGTTATTCTAACCAAGGAAGGCAAAGGCGAAGCTGGGGTAAACCTTCGAACTCTCACTAGATTATCACCTCAGTGTTGTACCAAACAAGTGTTTGACAGGGCTCCATACCTAAAGACATTGGGAATTCGTGGGCAATTACTGACTCTTTTGGATAACAGGAGCTTGGCAAACTTGGGTCGTCTTGAAAAGTTGAAACTAGTGAATGATGCATTTCCTCGTGTAGCATCCGAAAACCCATTGCAAGGCCTTCCTCAGCCCGACAGGTTCCCACCGAATCTAAGGATCCTCACTTTGTCATCTACGTTTTTGGACtggaaaaatatgtttgtacTGGGAATGCTTAATGCACTGGAGGTGCTCAAGCTGAAAGAGAATGCATTCATGGGAAAATGCTGGGATGTTGTTGCTGGAGGCTTTAATTCCCTTGAATTTCTGTACATTGCACGCACAGATCTCCAGTTTTGGACCCTCTCCGGGAGAGGGGACCACTTTCCCAAACTGAGATGCCTTGTGCTTAAGAACTGCGAGAAACTCCATGAAGTTCCAACATGCCTGGTGGAAAAACTTCAGACATTGGACATGGAACGAGTCACCAAACACGCAGTTGCTGCAGCCCGGAAAATCGAGCaggaaaaacaaatgaagTATGGAGAACAAAGCACCAGAAGGGGTGGATTCAAGCTCATCATTGCTCCTGGAGATGAATGA
- the LOC105168854 gene encoding putative late blight resistance protein homolog R1B-17, with protein MAYNLESLVKILEQILHPDHHKPIWILDPDKKPMIESLLEKARSLRNFFENSSSAVTVDGIRDLESFVGAAAQDAEDILESHLTDQILSAPGGKGFTLSPPNLSELNTRLDSAVEEMRKIMSRIRMAKQDQDPKNVVVGITEDVNKLRDWLTNLQDTGARKVVPIVGMGGIGKSTLARHLYDDSFIISHFDTRAWSTVSQNYNVHKILLDLLGCVTGKPTDEMLGEEDDQLGLRLHQNLKRRRYLIVLDDIWNIEPWEHIARRYFPDDGNGSRIIVTTRESKVADDTGSGSPHHLMNLLKDDESWKLLHQKVFATQETCTPELEDVGRRIANNCRGLPLAINVIGGLLSQAKRSPESWEQIAKDVSSVVADKEQFSNILSLSYNNLPYHLKPCFLYMGAFPENYEIRASRLIKLWVSEGFLKPVSDTSPEEAAQIYLKALVDRNLIFVHRQEPKGNAKSYSLHDLLRDLCVRKAHEEKFLLVKAPDGLPSDTLQLRRMSTRDPNISAKQMQYARSFLFTGAASREILSDVVSEFRLLRVLDILGIKSDQFPEEILQLVNLRYLALSSAETLPSSISRLRILQTLIVQAIASSSWPCAITPAILDMTQLRHIKFKGTYVRYHDKIRTRSVVQKNLISLSTIAISQLSHKFLETVGNMKELGIICGCPSSPERDLTLPHKLEKLKCSSTDLSYTQVFLSCLIFPSTLKKLTVSGCIIMDGHMNKIGELPNLEVLKLRKDHFDSSMWEPSEGGFSRLRFLLLEDLDLVNWIADYSHFPRLEHLVIRGCSDLEEIPPGIGEITTLEIIEVQRSSASAVASALKIQEEQADYGVQVRFGPSH; from the coding sequence ATGGCTTACAATCTTGAATCCCTTGTAAAAATTCTTGAGCAGATCCTGCACCCTGATCATCACAAACCTATTTGGATCCTTGATCCTGACAAGAAACCAATGATTGAGTCCCTCCTGGAAAAGGCCCGTTCCTTGAGAAATTTTTTCGAGAATTCTTCTTCAGCAGTAACTGTTGATGGAATCCGAGATCTGGAGAGCTTTGTCGGAGCTGCAGCACAGGATGCAGAAGATATTCTTGAATCCCACCTTACGGATCAAATTCTTTCAGCTCCGGGAGGTAAGGGATTCACTCTCTCCCCTCCGAACCTGTCGGAACTAAATACAAGACTTGATTCTGCGGTGGAAGAGATGAGGAAGATCATGAGCAGGATTCGGATGGCAAAGCAAGATCAAGATCCAAAGAACGTCGTAGTGGGAATTACCGAAGACGTGAATAAATTGAGGGATTGGCTTACTAATTTGCAAGACACTGGAGCACGCAAAGTCGTCCCAATCGTAGGCATGGGAGGCATTGGTAAGAGCACTCTCGCGCGACATCTTTATGATGATTCGTTTATTATTTCCCACTTTGATACTCGGGCATGGAGTACAGTTTCACAAAACTATAACGTGCACAAGATTCTACTAGATCTTCTTGGTTGTGTTACCGGAAAACCCACAGATGAAATGCTTGGAGAGGAAGATGACCAATTAGGTTTGCGTTtacatcaaaatttgaaaaggcGGAGATATCTGATTGTTTTAGATGATATATGGAATATTGAGCCTTGGGAACATATTGCAAGAAGGTATTTTCCGGATGATGGAAATGGAAGTCGGATCATCGTCACCACCAGGGAATCGAAAGTGGCTGACGACACCGGCTCAGGAAGCCCACATCACTTGATGAATCTTCTGAAAGATGATGAAAGCTGGAAGCTTCTTCATCAAAAGGTATTTGCAACACAAGAAACTTGCACCCCTGAACTGGAAGATGTTGGGAGAAGAATTGCAAACAATTGCAGAGGACTTCCTCTTGCAATCAATGTGATTGGTGGGCTCCTCTCGCAGGCAAAAAGAAGCCCTGAATCATGGGAGCAAATTGCAAAGGATGTAAGCTCAGTTGTAGCTGACAAGGAACAATTCTCGAATATATTATCCTTAAGTTACAATAATTTGCCGTATCATCTTAAACcatgttttctttatatggGTGCTTTTCCAGAAAACTATGAAATTCGTGCTTCAAGACTCATCAAATTGTGGGTATCCGAGGGGTTCTTAAAACCAGTTTCAGATACAAGCCCAGAAGAGGCTGCACAGATTTACCTGAAGGCTCTTGTTGACAGAAATCTTATCTTTGTCCATCGACAAGAGCCTAAAGGAAATGCGAAAAGCTACAGTTTACATGATCTCTTGAGGGATCTATGTGTGAGGAAAGCTCATGAAGAGAAGTTTCTACTTGTCAAGGCACCCGACGGTCTCCCAAGTGACACACTACAATTGCGTCGTATGTCTACTCGAGATCCTAATATATCAGCCAAACAAATGCAGTACGCCCGTTCTTTTCTATTCACTGGTGCTGCAAGTCGAGAGATATTATCTGATGTGGTCTCTGAATTCAGATTGCTGAGGGTATTAGATATATTGGGAATAAAATCCGACCAGTTTCCAGAGGAAATACTACAGCTAGTAAACCTAAGGTATCTTGCTTTATCCTCCGCTGAAACTTTACCTTCTTCGATATCTAGACTACGTATTTTGCAAACCTTAATTGTTCAAGCAATCGCATCATCGTCTTGGCCATGTGCAATAACGCCTGCAATATTAGATATGACACAATTAAGACACATCAAGTTCAAGGGAACTTATGTCCGGTACCATGATAAGATCAGGACGCGTTCTGTTGTGCAAAAGAATCTTATAAGTTTATCTACAATAGCAATCTCTCAACTTTCTCATAAGTTCCTTGAGACTGTGGGAAACATGAAGGAATTAGGAATCATCTGTGGTTGTCCTAGTTCCCCTGAAAGAGATCTAACCCTTCCTCATAAACTCGAAAAACTCAAATGTAGCTCCACTGATTTGTCGTATACACAAGTCTTCTTGTCTTGTCTTATTTTTCCATCTACACTCAAGAAGTTGACTGTGAGCGGCTGCATTATCATGGACGGacatatgaataaaattggtGAGTTGCCGAATCTTGAAGTGCTCAAGCTGCGAAAAGATCACTTTGATAGCTCAATGTGGGAGCCAAGTGAAGGGGGATTCTCCCGGCTCCGGTTTTTGCTGCTTGAAGATTTGGATCTAGTTAACTGGATAGCCGATTACAGCCACTTCCCACGACTGGAGCACCTGGTTATCCGAGGTTGCTCCGATCTTGAGGAAATCCCTCCTGGTATTGGAGAAATCACAACACTTGAGATAATCGAGGTCCAGCGTTCCAGCGCTTCAGCAGTGGCTTCAGCACTGAAAATACAGGAGGAACAAGCAGACTATGGGGTTCAAGTTCGTTTCGGCCCTTCGCACTGA